AACTGCTCACTATGTTACAGAAGAGCTTGATGGTGGCCCGATTATTGAACAGGATGTACAGCGGGTTAGCCACAGTGATGATGTCATCGAGCTGAAGCGGATTGGACGCACCATTGAACGGGTTGTTCTGGCTCGTGCAGTGAAGTGGCATATCGAAGACCGGATCCTCGTCCATCAAAATAAGACTGTAGTGTTTAAATAGAAAGGTTATTTTCTGGTGAAAGCCTATGGTGTGAACCTGAGCGCTTTTTACCGGAACCCTATAATCTAATAGTTCTCTAAATCTCTACAGGTAAAAAAGCATTTTACCAGCAGCTTGGCTATTTACGCCAAGTTGCTTTTTGTCGTTCTCAAAATCGTGTTTTTAAGGAGGTGGAAGGTTTGGCTTTACAGCGTGGGCAACTGCTAAAACGCAACTATTTCTTCGCAAGCCTCATTTTGATTACTGGAGTCGGCGGACTGCTGGGGTATGATCTTTATTTCAAGCCCTACGTGCTCTCCCGAACCGTGGTCAAAATAAAGGTGGAAGGCGGGGAGTTTCTTCCCAAAAACTATGAGCTGAAAGCAAGTGATGTGTATCTGGACTCTGTTCAGACCAAAGATATACCTTCCGGCGTAATAACTGAAATCGAACAGGTAGAGCACAAGATTACGAACGTAAATCTGACTAACGGAAGTATTTTGACAGCGTCGCTAGTGGATGTTAGTGATTTAGAGCCGCTGGAGGATGAAGGGATTTTTCCTATACCAAAGGAGGCTATCTATGCCATTAATGGTTCTTTGCGAAGCCGGGATAAGGTAGATATTTATCTAGTTGAAGGTGACAAAGAGAAGCAGAGTGAATCGGTTAGTCCGAATGTCAACAAGGACGGGGAAGAGCCGATTGGGCAAATTCCACTTAGTGAACCCGTCAAGGAGGTGTTTTTATCTGGAGTCACCGTGAACTATGTGCGAACTGAAGATAATAACGATGTGCTAGATTCAGAAAAGGGCAACAACAATAATCGATTCACTTCGACTGGCAAGGTGGCCACACCGGAACTGAAGCTGAAGAAAAGCGATGGACAACGGCTAGGACATTTTTTGGAGCAGGGGAAAAAGCTGTGGATCGTACGGGTCGAGTAGGAGGGAAGAGTCTTGAAAATTTTTAGTCTAGGCATAGATCAGTTAACGATTAATGATATCAAAAATGCGGGATTTATAGTAATCACACAAAGTGTACTTCCTGATCCATCTCATGTAGAGAACCATATGCTAATGGTTACTAGTGACCAGATTAAAGCTCAGTCACTTAGCGAACTGCGCCGGAATTATCCAAGTTCAACGATCCTATATGTATATTTGCAAAAGGGAATAAGTGGTTACCAAGCTGTACATATGCTCTGTGAAAGCTTAGGTATCTATTTCATCCCTCCTCGTTCTACCTCGTCAGTGGTGATAGAGAAAATTCGTTTTATTTTAGACGAGGATGGGGAGGAGCGGGGCAATCTGGTTGGATTTTTTGGCTCAGGTCCGGGAATTGGTTGTACAAGTGTAGCCAAACTATTCGCAAGGCGGATTGCTGCGTCAGGTCTCCGTGTTATTGTCCTTGGGCTTGATTTATATGATCCCGGACATGATCGTAAAGCGACCATCAGTCTTGATAGGCTTCGGTCAAGGCTTACAGGGAAAATGATACATGATGAGGATTTTGAACAATTCATTAAGCAAGATGGTTATATGTATCTTCCAGGCAATTACGATTACTTGAGCGCACAAGAC
This Paenibacillus sp. FSL R5-0345 DNA region includes the following protein-coding sequences:
- a CDS encoding SAF domain-containing protein; the protein is MALQRGQLLKRNYFFASLILITGVGGLLGYDLYFKPYVLSRTVVKIKVEGGEFLPKNYELKASDVYLDSVQTKDIPSGVITEIEQVEHKITNVNLTNGSILTASLVDVSDLEPLEDEGIFPIPKEAIYAINGSLRSRDKVDIYLVEGDKEKQSESVSPNVNKDGEEPIGQIPLSEPVKEVFLSGVTVNYVRTEDNNDVLDSEKGNNNNRFTSTGKVATPELKLKKSDGQRLGHFLEQGKKLWIVRVE